A single Microbacterium sulfonylureivorans DNA region contains:
- a CDS encoding MFS transporter translates to MGERGDGLFRRPAFVRYFSAVAVGAFGTALTAVALPVLVVDVLEASPFEVGLVSAAQFVPYAVLGLVAGAYVDRWRRQRVLVWASIGRAVSLGLVPVLWALGALQLWVLIALLLLFGSFAVFGFAATQSLLPQIVDRRALLAANARLDQAEAAAQTAGPALGGALVGLLGAPLALAVDAVTYVADALLIAGARIRETVERAGVRRSLRREVSEGLRWMYRHATLAPLAWSTHVWFFANAAALTVLAVFALRSLELGAFVFGLLFAAGGAATLLGATLATVVGARIGSGRAIIVARGFYPIAWVLIASLPSGEADAAALVVLFAAFAVQGLAAGVENANEMSIWQTVTPDALLGRVNGTRRSANRTMAAAGALAGGVAATFVGVNAVLFGAAAVFTVAFLVALLSPLRTARTD, encoded by the coding sequence ATGGGCGAGCGCGGCGACGGGCTGTTCCGGCGTCCGGCGTTCGTGCGGTACTTCTCGGCGGTCGCCGTCGGCGCCTTCGGAACCGCACTGACGGCCGTCGCGCTGCCGGTGCTGGTGGTCGACGTGCTGGAGGCGAGTCCCTTCGAGGTGGGTCTCGTGTCGGCCGCGCAATTCGTCCCGTATGCGGTTCTCGGGCTCGTCGCCGGCGCCTACGTCGACCGCTGGAGGCGCCAGCGGGTGCTCGTCTGGGCGAGCATCGGCCGGGCGGTGTCGCTCGGGCTCGTCCCGGTGCTGTGGGCGCTGGGGGCGCTGCAGCTCTGGGTGCTCATCGCCCTCCTGCTGCTGTTCGGCTCGTTCGCCGTGTTCGGCTTCGCCGCCACGCAGTCCCTCCTTCCGCAGATCGTCGATCGCCGGGCTCTCCTCGCCGCCAATGCGCGGCTCGATCAGGCGGAGGCCGCGGCGCAGACGGCGGGGCCGGCGCTGGGCGGCGCACTCGTGGGCCTCCTCGGTGCTCCGCTCGCCCTCGCGGTGGACGCCGTGACCTACGTCGCCGATGCCCTGCTCATCGCCGGCGCCCGCATCCGCGAGACGGTCGAGCGGGCCGGGGTGAGACGCTCGCTGCGGCGGGAGGTGTCCGAGGGTCTGCGGTGGATGTATCGGCACGCGACGCTCGCGCCGCTCGCCTGGTCGACACACGTCTGGTTCTTCGCGAACGCCGCCGCGCTCACGGTCCTCGCGGTGTTCGCGCTGCGCAGCCTTGAACTCGGCGCCTTCGTGTTCGGCCTGCTGTTCGCGGCCGGGGGCGCGGCGACGCTCCTGGGAGCGACTCTCGCCACGGTCGTCGGGGCGCGCATCGGGTCGGGGCGGGCCATCATCGTGGCACGCGGGTTCTATCCGATCGCGTGGGTGCTGATCGCGTCGCTGCCGTCCGGCGAGGCGGATGCGGCCGCGCTCGTCGTGCTGTTCGCCGCGTTCGCGGTGCAGGGGTTGGCGGCGGGTGTCGAGAACGCCAATGAGATGAGCATCTGGCAGACCGTCACGCCGGACGCGCTCCTCGGCAGGGTGAACGGCACGCGGCGGTCGGCCAATCGCACGATGGCGGCTGCGGGCGCGCTGGCAGGAGGTGTGGCGGCGACATTCGTCGGGGTGAACGCCGTGCTCTTCGGAGCGGCAGCCGTCTTCACTGTCGCGTTCCTGGTCGCCCTGCTGTCGCCGCTGCGCACCGCCCGCACCGATTGA